One genomic window of Ziziphus jujuba cultivar Dongzao chromosome 4, ASM3175591v1 includes the following:
- the LOC125421755 gene encoding receptor-like protein kinase FERONIA: MNNTFNKHLHFRKPMNITLIPFYLFLIFFHLHTIAVSDDSTPHSYIPQDNIAIDCGTRSTRMATLDNRTWVGDSPNFFPPQQNQNSESITFNATKSRMSDDIPYQSARLSRSEFTYTIPVNPGQKFIRLHFYPDVYGDFDTSKAFFTVSTPQYTLLKNFSAFLTVHALDQRSIMKEFCLNVEEGEVLSITFSPSSSSGSGSFAFINGIEVVSMPTNLYYSDSTAERDKPKLLGQSNDIYLIQNETAMEMIYRINVGESRIPPAYDTGMFRNWDVDDNYLTVADPSIVPVMPQKYDLIFKRIQPCTAPARVYRNGRSTGNTTDEALLQSYNLTWGFPVDSEFFYLVRLHFCEFVTGIDKESDRVFYIYIANETAEYHADIIMWSGGKYVPVYKDYVVGLLGQGSGKKVNLSIALHVNPDRSQTAYLDAMLNGIEMFKLNDSDGNLAGPNPNPWISPPPPSEEQQTKEEKNNRTAIIGISSGIVSGIFLLSVIGFLIFRRGRKVKNSFSVDGTTKSTKTRCASLPSDLCRYFSLAEMKVATNNFDDLLIIGRGGFGNVYKGYIDNGTTAVAIKRLKPESAQGAHEFKTEIEMLSQLRHLHLVSLIGYCNDEREMMLVYEYMARGTLQEHLYNSDNPPLSWKQRLQICIGAARGLHYLHTGSKHTIIHRDVKSTNILLDEKWEAKVSDFGMSKMGPTSMSKAHVSTVVKGSLGYLDPEYYRRQQLTEKSDVYSFGVVLCEVLCARRPLIRTVDKKQMSLAEWARSCYHNGTLDEIMDKHLKGRIAPECLRKYGEIAVNCLVDNGSERPSMNDVVWGLEFALKLQRSAEENTSLNGELTSEIKGKDERPFFNYSEDEGKFSCSWEHTSELKSGETKTSSSEHSRETNQSIKGMSGAVFSEINNPQAR, translated from the coding sequence ATGAATAACACCTTCAACAAACACCTTCATTTCAGAAAACCAATGAATATTACTTTGATCCCTTTCTACCTGTTTCTGATCTTTTTTCACCTCCACACCATTGCAGTATCCGATGACTCAACACCGCATTCGTACATCCCTCAGGACAACATAGCCATTGACTGTGGCACACGAAGTACCAGGATGGCAACTTTGGACAATCGGACTTGGGTAGGAGACAGCCCAAATTTTTTTCCACCACAACAGAACCAAAATAGTGAGTCAATCACCTTTAATGCCACTAAGAGTCGCATGAGTGATGATATCCCTTACCAATCAGCGCGGCTCTCTCGCTCTGAATTCACCTATACCATCCCCGTCAACCCTGGCCAGAAGTTTATCAGGTTGCACTTCTACCCTGATGTATACGGAGACTTTGACACCTCCAAGGCATTTTTCACCGTCAGCACGCCTCAGTATACTCTCCTTAAAAACTTTAGCGCTTTTCTTACAGTTCATGCTCTCGATCAACGGAGCATAATGAAAGAATTCTGCCTAAATGTTGAAGAAGGAGAAGTTCTGAGCATAACGTTTTCTCCCAGTTCCAGCTCAGGCTCAGGCTCATTTGCTTTTATCAACGGAATTGAAGTAGTTTCCATGCCCACCAATCTTTATTATTCAGACTCGACAGCCGAAAGGGATAAACCAAAACTTTTGGGACAGTCGAACGATATATATCTCATCCAAAACGAGACCGCTATGGAGATGATATACCGTATAAACGTCGGGGAATCAAGGATCCCACCCGCTTATGATACCGGTATGTTCCGGAATTGGGACGTGGATGACAACTACTTAACCGTAGCAGATCCGAGTATTGTTCcagttatgccccaaaaatatGACTTGATCTTCAAAAGGATTCAACCTTGCACGGCTCCAGCTCGTGTCTATAGGAATGGCCGGTCCACGGGGAATACTACAGATGAAGCTTTACTTCAGAGCTATAACCTCACCTGGGGGTTTCCCGTAGATTCCGAGTTTTTTTATCTGGTTAGGTTGCACTTCTGCGAGTTTGTAACAGGTATAGACAAGGAGAGCGATCgggttttttatatttacatagcAAATGAAACCGCTGAGTATCATGCAGACATAATCATGTGGAGTGGTGGTAAATATGTTCCGGTTTATAAAGACTACGTCGTTGGATTGCTTGGCCAAGGAAGCGGGAAGAAAGTAAACCTCTCTATTGCTCTGCATGTAAACCCAGATCGAAGCCAAACTGCTTACCTGGATGCAATGTTGAACGGGATCGAGATGTTCAAATTGAACGACTCTGATGGCAATCTCGCTGGTCCTAATCCTAACCCTTGGATATCCCCACCCCCACCAAGCGAAGAACAACAAACAAAGGAGGAGAAGAATAATCGAACAGCAATTATAGGCATCTCATCTGGCATAGTATCTGGGATATTTCTACTGTCTGTCATCGGATTCTTGATTTTCCGACGAGGAAGAAAAGTCAAGAATTCTTTCTCTGTCGATGGGACTACTAAGTCCACCAAGACCCGCTGTGCATCTCTACCCTCAGATTTGTGTCGTTACTTTTCTTTGGCTGAGATGAAAGTCGCCACCAACAACTTCGATGACTTGCTCATTATTGGGCGTGGAGGGTTTGGTAACGTGTACAAAGGGTATATTGACAATGGGACCACCGCTGTTGCCATCAAACGGCTCAAACCGGAGTCAGCACAAGGGGCCCACGAGTTCAAAACCGAAATCGAGATGCTTTCTCAACTCCGTCACCTCCATCTCGTGTCTCTTATTGGCTACTGCAACGATGAGCGCGAGATGATGCTGGTCTACGAATACATGGCACGTGGGACACTCCAGGAGCACCTCTACAACAGCGATAATCCACCGCTTTCCTGGAAACAACGTCTCCAGATTTGTATCGGAGCGGCACGTGGGCTTCACTATCTTCATACAGGTTCGAAGCACACCATCATTCACCGCGACGTAAAGTCGACGAATATACTTCTGGATGAGAAATGGGAGGCCAAGGTTTCGGATTTTGGGATGTCAAAAATGGGCCCCACCAGCATGTCCAAGGCCCACGTGAGCACAGTGGTGAAGGGTAGTTTAGGGTATTTGGATCCTGAATACTACAGACGTCAGCAGTTGACGGAGAAGTCCGATGTATACTCCTTCGGTGTGGTCCTGTGCGAGGTTTTATGTGCTAGGCGACCTTTGATAAGAACGGTGGACAAGAAGCAAATGAGCCTTGCGGAGTGGGCCCGCAGTTGTTATCACAACGGAACGCTTGATGAGATTATGGATAAACATCTGAAGGGTAGGATTGCACCAGAGTGCTTGAGGAAGTACGGTGAGATCGCAGTCAATTGTTTGGTCGATAACGGAAGCGAACGGCCATCGATGAACGATGTGGTGTGGGGCCTAGAATTCGCATTGAAGCTGCAACGGAGCGCAGAGGAGAATACGAGTCTGAATGGGGAACTTACCAGTGAAATTAAAGGTAAGGATGAAAGGCCTTTTTTCAATTACAGTGAAGATGAAGGAAAATTTTCTTGTAGCTGGGAACATACGTCGGAATTAAAGAGTGGCGAAACCAAAACCAGTAGCAGTGAGCACAGCAGAGAGACAAATCAATCTATTAAAGGGATGTCTGGAGCTGTGTTTTCTGAAATCAATAATCCCCAGGCAAGATGA